From a region of the Syngnathoides biaculeatus isolate LvHL_M chromosome 2, ASM1980259v1, whole genome shotgun sequence genome:
- the LOC133513993 gene encoding L-rhamnose-binding lectin SML-like isoform X1: MGKDDTLWRPRTGQAERKRRRRRYTLLMAASFILTAVVDSRERVSTCDTDPLNVHRLNCESGVISVEGALYGRTDAVVCSEGRPPQELANTQCAQPGVLTTLSTRCNGKKSCEVNTAPFRNPDPCSGILKYLETNFTCLPAITVVACEGSLAQLFCDEGQVIFVYGADYGRRDATTCTFGRPEQQIRNSQCLRPSGIPANTCNGRNNCTIAATNAVFGDPCGGTYKYLEVAYTCEYPIVEVSHVC; the protein is encoded by the exons tgcTGATGGCAGCAAGTTTCATCCTGACAGCAG TTGTCGATTCTCGAGAGCGAGTGAGCACCTGTGACACGGACCCGTTGAACGTCCATCGCCTAAACTGCG AATCCGGAGTGATCAGCGTCGAGGGGGCGCTCTACGGTCGCACCGACGCGGTGGTGTGCTCGGAGGGGCGACCGCCGCAGGAGCTGGCGAACACGCAGTGCGCTCAGCCGGGCGTCTTGACCACCCTCTCGACGAG GTGCAATGGCAAAAAATCCTGCGAGGTGAACACGGCGCCTTTCCGCAATCCCGACCCCTGTTCCGGCATCCTCAAATACCTGGAGACCAATTTCACCTGCTTGCCCGCAA ttaCTGTCGTGGCTTGTGAGGGTTCTTTGGCACAACTGTTTTGTG ATGAAGGGCAAGTTATTTTCGTCTACGGCGCCGACTACGGACGCCGCGACGCGACCACGTGCACGTTCGGAAGGCCTGAGCAGCAGATCCGAAACAGCCAGTGCCTGCGCCCGAGTGGCATCCCGGCCAACAC GTGCAACGGGAGAAACAACTGCACGATCGCGGCCACCAACGCCGTGTTTGGGGACCCCTGTGGGGGCACGTACAAGTACTTGGAGGTCGCCTACACATGTGAAT ATCCGATCGTCGAAGTCTCACATGTTTGTTAG
- the LOC133495553 gene encoding L-rhamnose-binding lectin CSL1-like, whose product MDFFRLSVVLSLTATCLLLTEVVDSVTQVTTCDSNQWQVHRLFCGPGVISMQQALYGRSSSGVCADGQDQKQLTNTLCARENTMDNIKTSCNGKHLCELSMDDFRAPDPCVGTSKYLQTNFTCLPAVTVVACEASVAHLYCDMGHVIFVYGADYGRRDRTTCAYRRSPQEIDNVGCLHPTDIVSKRCNGQTSCMITASNDLFGDPCVGTYKYLEVTYTCQWSSSNAHQCCGPVPAIIMASYFRRSSALLLIATCWLLPAVVDSALQVTTCDFNNWQVHRLDCGHGVISVSDALYGRASSLVCSEGRPPQELADTRCAQGDAVERLKRSCNGKKSCEVTVEDFRTPDPCVGTFKYLQTNFTCVSAFTVVACELSVAQLYCDWGRVIFVYGADYGRRDQTTCTHGRSRHEIENVECLQPTDVVANRCNGKNTCTITASNAVFGDPCKGTYKYLEVAYTCNYRDNKPY is encoded by the exons atggATTTCTTCAGACTCAGTGTAGTGTTGT CGCTGACAGCGACGTGTTTGCTCCTCACAGAAG TTGTCGATTCTGTCACTCAAGTGACTACCTGTGATTCCAACCAATGGCAGGTCCATCGCCTGTTTTGTG GACCCGGCGTGATCAGCATGCAGCAGGCTTTGTACGGCCGCTCGAGCTCGGGTGTCTGCGCCGACGGCCAAGATCAAAAGCAGCTGACTAACACGCTGTGCGCTCGGGAGAACACGATGGACAACATTAAGACGAG TTGCAACGGGAAGCATTTGTGCGAACTGAGCATGGACGACTTCCGCGCTCCTGATCCCTGCGTCGGCACCTCCAAATATTTGCAGACCAACTTCACCTGCTTGCCTGCAG TTACGGTGGTGGCTTGCGAGGCATCTGTGGCGCACTTGTACTGCG ACATGGGACACGTCATTTTTGTCTACGGTGCCGACTACGGCCGCCGCGACCGGACCACATGCGCGTACAGGAGGTCCCCCCAGGAGATCGACAACGTTGGATGTCTCCACCCAACTGACATCGTTTCCAAAAG gtgcAACGGACAAACCAGTTGTATGATCACGGCGAGCAACGACCTGTTTGGAGATCCTTGCGTTGGGACCTACAAATACTTAGAGGTTACCTACACGTGCCAAT GGTCCTCTTCGAACGCTCATCAGTGTTGCGGACCGGTTCCTGCGATAATCATGGCCTCCTACTTCAGACGCAGTTCGGCGCTGT tgctGATTGCAACATGTTGGCTTCTCCCAGCAG TTGTCGACTCCGCTTTGCAAGTGACGACCTGCGACTTTAACAACTGGCAAGTCCATCGGCTGGACTGCG GACACGGCGTGATCAGCGTAAGCGACGCTTTGTACGGTCGCGCTAGCTCGCTGGTCTGCAGCGAGGGAAGACCTCCCCAGGAATTGGCCGACACCCGCTGCGCTCAAGGAGATGCTGTTGAGAGACTCAAGAGATC TTGCAACGGCAAGAAATCGTGCGAGGTGACCGTGGAAGATTTCCGCACTCCTGATCCCTGCGTTGGCACCTTCAAATATTTACAGACCAACTTCACCTGCGTGTCGGCAT TTACGGTGGTGGCATGCGAGTTGTCAGTGGCGCAGTTGTATTGCG ATTGGGGGCGTGTCATTTTCGTTTACGGCGCCGACTACGGACGCCGCGACCAGACCACCTGCACGCACGGGAGGTCTCGACACGAGATCGAGAATGTCGAATGCCTGCAACCGACGGACGTTGTGGCCAACAG GTGCAATGGAAAGAACACCTGTACGATCACAGCTAGCAACGCAGTATTTGGGGACCCTTGTAAAGGCACCTACAAGTACTTGGAGGTTGCTTACACATGCAACT ATCGAGACAATAAACCCTACTAG
- the LOC133513993 gene encoding L-rhamnose-binding lectin SML-like isoform X2, translating into MRSCFRLGSALLLMAASFILTAVVDSRERVSTCDTDPLNVHRLNCESGVISVEGALYGRTDAVVCSEGRPPQELANTQCAQPGVLTTLSTRCNGKKSCEVNTAPFRNPDPCSGILKYLETNFTCLPAITVVACEGSLAQLFCDEGQVIFVYGADYGRRDATTCTFGRPEQQIRNSQCLRPSGIPANTCNGRNNCTIAATNAVFGDPCGGTYKYLEVAYTCEYPIVEVSHVC; encoded by the exons ATGCGCTCCTGCTTCAGACTCGGCTCAGCGTTGT tgcTGATGGCAGCAAGTTTCATCCTGACAGCAG TTGTCGATTCTCGAGAGCGAGTGAGCACCTGTGACACGGACCCGTTGAACGTCCATCGCCTAAACTGCG AATCCGGAGTGATCAGCGTCGAGGGGGCGCTCTACGGTCGCACCGACGCGGTGGTGTGCTCGGAGGGGCGACCGCCGCAGGAGCTGGCGAACACGCAGTGCGCTCAGCCGGGCGTCTTGACCACCCTCTCGACGAG GTGCAATGGCAAAAAATCCTGCGAGGTGAACACGGCGCCTTTCCGCAATCCCGACCCCTGTTCCGGCATCCTCAAATACCTGGAGACCAATTTCACCTGCTTGCCCGCAA ttaCTGTCGTGGCTTGTGAGGGTTCTTTGGCACAACTGTTTTGTG ATGAAGGGCAAGTTATTTTCGTCTACGGCGCCGACTACGGACGCCGCGACGCGACCACGTGCACGTTCGGAAGGCCTGAGCAGCAGATCCGAAACAGCCAGTGCCTGCGCCCGAGTGGCATCCCGGCCAACAC GTGCAACGGGAGAAACAACTGCACGATCGCGGCCACCAACGCCGTGTTTGGGGACCCCTGTGGGGGCACGTACAAGTACTTGGAGGTCGCCTACACATGTGAAT ATCCGATCGTCGAAGTCTCACATGTTTGTTAG